Sequence from the Streptomyces sp. R33 genome:
GGAAACCTCGGCGGACTGCCCCTCTCTCTCGCTGATCTCTTCGAGCCCGCCTACCAGGCCGGCGCCCGCATCCACAGCAACAGCTGGGGCGCCGCCACCCAATCCGCCTACACCATCGACTCCGACGACGTCGACTCGTACGTCCACGAACGCCGCGACATGCTCATCGTCATCGCCGCCGGCAACGAGGGATCCGCCGGCGTACGCCTGAACTCGCCCAAGGGCTTCGTCGACTGGGCATCCATCGGCTCACCCGGCTCCTGCAAGAACGCCCTCACCGTAGGAGCCGGCCGCAGTGACCGCACGAGCGGCGGCTTCTCCCAGGCCACCTACAACAGCTTGTGGCCGGGCGACTACCCCGACCCGCCCATCGGCGCCGAACGCGTCTCCGGTGACCCGGAGTCCCTTGCCGCCTTCAGCAGCCGCGGCCCCTGTGACGACTTCCGCATCAAGCCGGAGGTGGTGGCCCCCGGAACCGACATCCTGTCCACCCGGTCCTCCCTCGCCCCCTCGAACCACTTCTGGGGCCCCCCGCACCCCCAGAACCCCCGGTACGCCTACATGGGCGGGACCAGCATGGCCACCCCACTCGTCTCGGGCTGCGCCGCACTCGTACGCCAGTACTACGTCGACCGGCGCGATGCCGAGCCCAGCGCAGCCCTCGTCAAGGCCACCCTGATCAACGGCGCACGCACGCTCTCCGGGCCTGACTCGACGGCCAAAGACCCGCACTATCACCAGGGCTTCGGCGCCATCCACATGCCCACCACCCTTCCCCACGAGGGGGCGGCGAACTTCGAGCTCGAGTTCGTCGACACGTGGCAGAAGCCGGCCAAGCAGTTCCGGCGCACCGGGGAGCGCAAGCGCTTCAACGTGACCGCGGGATCAGCCACGCCCTTCCGGCTCTGCCTCGCGTACACGGACCTGCCCGGCCGCGGTCTCCAGAACGACATCAGCGTGATCGTGCAGGCTCCCGACGGTACCAAGCATGCCGGGAACACGGGACTGCCCAACTTGCTGATCGGCAGCGACTGCACCAACAATGTCGAGGTCGTCCGCATCGATGCGCCACCTGCCGGCACCTACCTCATCCAGGTCTTCGCCCGCAACCTGCTGGCCGGGCCGCAGGACTTCGCCCTCGTCGTCACCGGCGACCTGAACGGCCCGATCGCGCAACTGGCCAACTGACCCGGCCAGCGGGCAGATGGTGCGGCCGCTGCGGCGCCATCTGCCCGGGCCGGTCGGCGTCACCGCCCGATCAGCGGCAGCGCCGCCCGCCCGCGGTGTCCCCGTTGTAGCGATACGGCAATGTGATCTGGTCACGTCGCGGACGGGGTCCCCGTACGCCTGGACCAGGCGTGCGACGACCGGGAGACCGGGCTGTCGCCGCCCGAGGCCAGCAGCATCATCGGGCCCGCCTGAACCGCACCGAGCTGGTACTGCGCTGCCGCACGGCAGCCCTCTGCCCCTCTTGCTCGTCGCTATCCCAGCCGATGAGGTCCCACCCAAGGGTTTCGGTGTTGATGTCGTTCACGCGCATTGTCAAACCCTGTGGACTGACCCGACAGCCCAATGGCCGATCGATCAAGCAAGCGGCTTGCGGTAACGGACGTACTCGTTCTGCCGCCGGAACCCCACACTCTCGTAAAGGTCGTAGGACCGGTGCGGATTTGCCGTGCCCGTGAACAGCCGAGCGGTCGTTGCACCCTGCTCGCGAAGGCTCCGCAGCCCGTCCAGCAGCAGAACCCGGCCGATTCCGAGGCGTCGCTGGTCCCTCCGGACACTCAGCTCTTCCACCTCGCCCACGGCGTGGTCGTGACGGTGGATGGAGCAGAGGGCGACGCCGACCATGTCCTTCCCGTTCCAGGCAGCCCTCCAGCATGCCGGGTCGGCGGTGTCGACGAAGTCCTGGAAAGGCCATCTCTGAGTGAAACCGGGGTCCGCGTACGAATCGACGACCGTCCTCCAGGCTGCACGGTAGTGGCTTGTCCCGATCGGCCCTGTCCGTATCCCGGCTGGCAGCTCGCTGCCCGGCTCGGGCACCTGCTGCAGATCGCCCAGCTCCAGCTCGACCAGGCTGAAGACATGTCGGTAGCCGGCTGCGCGCAGAAGTGCCGTGGCGTCCTGCTCGGAGGCCATGGCGTTCGCGCCGATCACTGCCGTCCGCGCCGTTCCATGCTGTTTTACGAGCTGGCGGATCCGCTCTTCGGCCCAGCTCAGCATGGCTGAGCCGATGCCCTGTCCGCGATGCTCGGGCAAGAGGTAGCCGCGGTGCAGGTACAGCCACGTATCGTCCCGCTCTTGCCACCACCGGATCGTCGAGTAGCCGACGACGCTCCCGTCGAGCACCACCAGG
This genomic interval carries:
- a CDS encoding S8 family serine peptidase, encoding MRVIAYFMHEHEEQAALNILGNPTVTDSYVIGDITESAIPQLESAGLTVDRLDDVRSEMSAVARGRVTGRSAFAEGDGDAEVLAVAPGDRASWIVQLGEPLVERHRDEIASTGVELQRSVPVNAYIAAATESQATQLANLDFVVSVDRYGPQVAAPVRLRAGESPAPPTAGEPKTATGGRIWDLRLADTPAARESVMAWLEDHEDSSGLRLIASASHRIRLKISEGSPLETEIPQLPDVLDMVEYVPPKLCNDLAVRLMGIVPDGGGSSGAPFTGKGQIVAVADTGLDQTHPDFQGRIVGVVALGRPGDSDDPDGHGTHVAGSVLGDGSASQGQIRGAAPEAKLYFQSIMDAAGNLGGLPLSLADLFEPAYQAGARIHSNSWGAATQSAYTIDSDDVDSYVHERRDMLIVIAAGNEGSAGVRLNSPKGFVDWASIGSPGSCKNALTVGAGRSDRTSGGFSQATYNSLWPGDYPDPPIGAERVSGDPESLAAFSSRGPCDDFRIKPEVVAPGTDILSTRSSLAPSNHFWGPPHPQNPRYAYMGGTSMATPLVSGCAALVRQYYVDRRDAEPSAALVKATLINGARTLSGPDSTAKDPHYHQGFGAIHMPTTLPHEGAANFELEFVDTWQKPAKQFRRTGERKRFNVTAGSATPFRLCLAYTDLPGRGLQNDISVIVQAPDGTKHAGNTGLPNLLIGSDCTNNVEVVRIDAPPAGTYLIQVFARNLLAGPQDFALVVTGDLNGPIAQLAN
- a CDS encoding GNAT family N-acetyltransferase — protein: MAGQDLPVGFGFRPYRGDEDHGAMAAVRLGCVERDRVDVHSVVEGLPTAAEIAEASAKLEEPSKNQILVVLDGSVVGYSTIRWWQERDDTWLYLHRGYLLPEHRGQGIGSAMLSWAEERIRQLVKQHGTARTAVIGANAMASEQDATALLRAAGYRHVFSLVELELGDLQQVPEPGSELPAGIRTGPIGTSHYRAAWRTVVDSYADPGFTQRWPFQDFVDTADPACWRAAWNGKDMVGVALCSIHRHDHAVGEVEELSVRRDQRRLGIGRVLLLDGLRSLREQGATTARLFTGTANPHRSYDLYESVGFRRQNEYVRYRKPLA